The Gossypium hirsutum isolate 1008001.06 chromosome D07, Gossypium_hirsutum_v2.1, whole genome shotgun sequence genome includes the window TGGCAATGAAAAAAGAAGTAGGAAGTCGACTGTCATCATTTGCCTATAACCAAAACTCATAAACCCATACCATGCTTCTTTTTTCACTACCAATTCGACTTCCtggtatgttaaaagaaataaagaaagtagaaaaacagagggagaagtagaagagaatggaaaaaaaaaagaaaaaaaaaaagaaagaaagttaaaagaacataaaaaaaaattgctcaaaacaaaaaattatggggaccaaatgtataatttaacctaaagattttgtttgaaataatgatttaacgtgtcacgtcagcttaccattacaccattaacgacaattaacggctcagtaactaaaatgttacaacacgataacgtaagtgactaaaatgtaacatttcaaacctaagtgactgaaatgtaacctaaggtaaacaaaagtgaccatgggtgtagtttaccctaatttttttatatatgttaattgatgggttaataatatcaaaaattttGGCGTGTTTtctcttttgaaaaaattatcattttttaacttgattaatgTGATATACACGTCATATAGATGACatgttaacatttaattaaattttaaaaattaattaaatacggATATATCACATTcttgattaaattttatatatccgtatctaattaatttttaaaatttaattaaatgttaacatGTCATCTATGTGACGTGTATATCAcattaatcaagttaaaaaatgataattttttcaaaagagaaaacacgccaaaaattttgatattattaacCCATcaattaacatatataaaaaattaacatatattttcatttataagAGGTAAAAAAGAATAAATGTAAAATCCGAAATAAGAATAAAGTAGTTTGCCTTAACGGATatctaataattaatatttaaattcattataaatttacaTCGGATGATAActctattattcaaatttttaatagttggatctaaaaaaataaaggtaTAAAGATAAATTTAACCCCTAACGTTTATTCATTTTGTCAGTTtgatctttaatttttaaaatttagtcaaattgtttttttaaggaaaaactgattgaattgttaaattttaatgcCATTGACGTGACAGACAGTTCACATGACATTTTAGTATACTTCTGTAACGCcaagaaattttaagaatttatcgTGAGAATTTGCAATAATTAGATTTCTATATCTATGGTTTTGTGCTCTGCTTTTGTGCTCAAGGTTTGGAGTTCAAGTTGCATCAttaaaagttttgttattttaaaatcaacCATTAATCATGTGTTATCTGGTTAACTCCAATTCAGTGTAAAATTGTGCCAAGAATGAGCTTGTTGATTCACTAGTTAAGCATCTTTTTGTATTCTGTTAGGTCCCGTGTTCGAGTCCAGAAGGGGAAAATTTTTGTCAAATACTAGAAATATGCTTGGAAGTTAGGAATTTAATTAACgttagttttctttcttctttaattttatttttttcttcttcgtcgcttctatcttcttcttcgttctctttcattttattttattttattttgctaatCGGAATCATGGGGGATACGAGATTAATGAAAATCTTATTGTTAGTCACTAGTCAGAAGGCTATCAGGTAAGTAACTGTCAATGCGAGCGTTCCGCGATTTTTTTTCGTGTTCGTGACTTATGTTGAATTGGGTCTTTTTTTGTGAGTTTCGGGAATTTCTGATAAACGATCATTTGTTTCCTAATAGGCAAGAACATTAGTAATAAGGAACAACAACTCGACAATTTCTGTGATTGTTCCTGAAGTTTCAGTGAGTTTGAGTTTGTTGAAGGTTTCGTGTAAAACTTTCGACATAGGCATTAAGTGCGTAGTCGGGAAATTTTTCtaattaaatggcttaattatgtTATTGAATGATTATTTTAGGCTTCGAATACCTTTTGCGTTGTTGTTACTTCGAAATCTCTCTAGGTGCATAccgaaaatattaaattttacaagTTTCGGTCACCGAAAATGGtgactgtcgacgccacacggccaggcacacgggcgtgtgtccaagccgtgtgattggccatgtaactcactatttattAATTTGGGGCAATACGGgtaaggacacaggcgtgtgtctaggccgtgtgtggccatattagtgcagggttcacacagGCAACGGACACGAGCATATGTCTAGGTCGTGCAACTTATTATTTGTGGTGTAagaccacacggccaaggccacgggcgtgtgttttggctatgtaactcactgtttgtggtataaaaccacacggccagggacacgtgtgtgtaccaggccgtgtgagtcacaggTGCAAGGATACTAGCGTGTAGCTAGGACCTGTAAGtcacacgggtagggacacgggcgtgtttccaggccgtgtaactcactgtttatgctTCGGAACCACACGGGCaaagcacataggcgtgtgaccagGCTGTGTGGCATGTTATTGGGGCCCAAAACCTATTTTTGAGGCCGTGAATGTTGCTTAACACTAATACTGGTCTCATCAATGTATGAATGATTGAATTTGATCATATGAGAACTATCTGATACTCTGAGACTGTTGTGTGAATAACATAGTGTATGTATACTGTGATACTTATTCTGATCTTGAACTGTCTTATCTATTTGTGAAACAATTAGAATGACTGAATACATGATATGGATGCTTGAGCTTTGCActtgcatgggttgggatattgTGAAGAAGGAAGTAATCTGTTCTAAATTTGTGGCTAAGCTACAATACATATAAATCTAATTCTGGCGATTTGTCGCATTTTAATCTAGCAGCTAAGCTGCGCCTCTGTAAAAGTTTCAGACGGACACTCTAAGGTGTGCACAGTTGGTTGGGCATTGAATATCCTTAACAGATAGTTGAGATAGCTAAAGACGATGTGTACTATATGGGGTAGGGATAGTGCATCTGAATCTGATTTGTATCGTAAACAAAACTGAAATTACTTTTATATCGAATCGAAACCTGgacttcttaattatttcataagtAAGCATTAGTGGAACAAACTTCTTATATgcactgagttcacaactcattATTTTATTGATTGGATTTCAGGTGGTTCTCAGTCTTAAACGGGTCGACGCCGCGGGAGCTCAGTCAAGCCTTCATCATTCTTTATATTACTATTTGCAGGGATTTTGGTAGTCTGTGATATTGTGATATTTTAAAGACTTCATGCTTAGTTGGTTGTTGTATGCATCTTAAGTAATGAATGGTTCCTTATGACTGCGTTATACATGTTTGGTTTTTACTGTTCTTGATGTAACCCTCTAGACTTGGCCCAAACGTCTAAGCcggggttagggtgttacatttagtagtattagAGCCAGGTTTGTCGACACTCGGACTGTGTTTGGGCTCATAATgtatgagaaaaataattagtgATAATTTAGTATCTGAATTAATATAGAAACACTGAAACTTTAGTGATGGCTGAGCCTCTGACGCTGACCCTATAAGTATTTCTGTTCTGTTATAAAGATTGTGATATCTAAACTGTTGTTGGTAAAATATTTTGATGTGAACTGGTGAAATCGTCATGCTGGATGTCTAAACTAATTTGTGTACTCTAACATTATAGCTAGATTGTCATAATGAGTTCACGAGGTAATCGTGGACGTAGTATTCAGAGGTGTCGATGAGGAGCTCGAGCAGAGTCATCCTCTATGGGTAGCATACCCAATCTGGATACCAGTGAGACTATTGGTATTCCCACTACTGAGATAGAGTCCTAGACTTCGATGGTTGGGGACGACGCGCTGTCTCAAATCATGATTCGAGCGCTAGAGAGGGTCGTAGGAACCCATTCGGGATCAAGAAACCGAAGGTTAGTTACTGAATGACTCCAATCGAATGGTTTAAATATTGGCTCTAGGCTACCGAGCGTATTGTGGCAGACCTTGACTGTACTCCCACTCAAAAACTTGAGGGGTATTGTGTCCCTACTCCTGGACGAAGCTTATCAATGGTGACTGACAGTTGAACAATATGCTTAGCCTGAACAAGTGAATTGGAACTGTTTCAAGAATGCCTTCCACGGTAAGCATGTGGGGGGCGAGTTATGTTGAGACTCACCGACGCGAGTTTATGAGCCTAGTTCAGGGCAATCAATCTGTAGCTAAGTATGAAGCCGAGTTTCTGCTACTGAGTAGGTATGCATGGACTTTGGTAGCGTTTGACTACGACAAGTGAGTGAGGTTCGAAAAAGGACTAAGATATGATCTGCGAGTTCTGATAGCTCTTTAGAGGAAGCGAGTTTTTGTGGTCCTAGTTGATAAAGCAAAGATAATGGAAGAAGCGAAGCGTACTGAGCACGAGCGACGAGATCATGAGAAGGATCAAAATAAAACTAAGTGGGATTCGGGTCTCTCTGGTTTTGGTCAGCGTCCTAAAAAACGGGTGAGATTTGATAGGCTCCCGAGGGCGAAAACTCCAACTGTAGTGACTGAGATTCAACTGTGCAATGGTTGTGGGAAGCGTTATCTGGGCAAGTGCTGGAGAAAGTTAAGAGCGTTCTTCCGTTATGGGTCGGTGGAGCATCGAGTTAGGGATTGCCCCCGTTGACCAGATCCAGCGCCAGCTATGGCACAGGCTCCAGCTCTAAATTTTGTTCGGCCTCTGAAAGAGGTTCAACAACCATTCAGATGTCATAGTACTAGTTGAGGTGGTAATGGATCTAAGAGAGGACAAAGAGCACCGAGTAGAGGTGCAGGTCAGACTGAGGCTCCTCAACCGACACTAATTTATGCAGAGGAATGCCGCGAGAAAAGCGATGATGCTGATGTCATTGCAGGTACCTTTTTTATTCATTATGTTTCGTATTATGACCTCATTGATATTAGTTCTACTCACTCGTACATAGATAGTGTTGTTTCTGTAAATTTGGGTTTAACCGCTGAAAATACTGCTAGAGAGTTTTTTGTGATTAGTCCTTTGGGTCAGTAAATTTGAGTTGATAGAGTATACATGCGGATACCCCTAGAGCTTCAGGGTATAGTATTTCCAGCTGATTTAATGAAATTACCCTTTAATGAGTTTGACttgattctgggaatggattggctcgtTGAATATCGGGTCAGTCTAGATTGTGCAACCAAAAGAGTTAGTCTGATATCGAATGATAATGACGAGGTGGTCATGGTTGGTGAGCGTCAGGATTACCTCTTTAATGTAATCTCCGCTCTGGTAGCAGAAAAGCTAGCTAGAAAGGGGTACGAGGCATACCTTGCTTACGTATCTGAATCTATTTTCGTAAAACTTTCGGTGGGAGATATCTGCACGTAAGGGAGTTTTTAGACGTCTTGTCCGAGGAATTGCCCGGAGTACCTCTAGATAGAGATGTGGAGTTTAGAATTGATCTGTTACCAGGTATCGCTCCGATGTCCATCGCGCCCTACCGTATGGAACCGAAAGAGCTGATCGAGCTAAAAGCGTAACTTCAAGAACTCCTTGATAGGGGATTATTCAACCGAGTGTGTCTCCGTAGGGGGCACCAATGCtatttattaaaaagaaagacgggtcgattaGAATGTGCATAGATTATAGACAGTTCAACaagttgacaatcaagaataacTACCCGTTACCGAAGATTGATGACATGTTCGATCAATTTCTAGGAGCATTCGTCTTCTCTAAAATTGATCTACGCTCTGGTTACCATCATCTCAAGGTCAAAGAGGCTGATGTGTACAAAACTACCTTCAGGACTCGTTACgaacattacgagttcctagtaatgccTTTCGGTTTAACAAATATTCTAACAgcgtttatggatttaatgaatcgggtgcTCCAAGCGTACTTAGATCAATTTGTAGTGGTTTTTATTAATGATATCCTGATCTACTCTAAAACTGATATTGAACATGATAATCACCTTCGTATTGTACTTCAAGTACTCcaagaaaaatagttgtatgccaagtttagtaagtgcgagttttggttgcaaaaagtttcttttttgggtcatgtggtaatTGTGGAAGGGATCCAAGTCAAACCCAAGAAAATAGAAGTTATAATTCAGTGGAAACAATCGAAAAATGTGGCTGAGCTTCGTAGTTTTCTAGGTTTAGCGGGTTATTACCGAGGGTTCGTTGAAGGATTTTCCCTGATAGCGTCACCTTTAACAAAGCTGTTATGCAAGAGTGCTCCGTTTGTGTGGTATGAGGCACAGCAGTCTAGTTTCGATAAGCTCAAGTTCATTTTGACACAGGCTTTTATTTTAGTTCAACCAAAATTGGGTCGGGAATTTATGGTATACAGTGATGTTTCACATGTCGAGTTaggatgtgtgcttatgcaagtcGGTTAGGTGGTCGCTTACGTGTCGTGAcagcttaagacacacgaggGTAACTACCCTACTCACGATCTCAAGCTGGCTGCAgttgtgtttgctctaaagatctggagacattatttgtatgatGAAAGATGTATTatttacaccgatcacaagagtctcaaatatTTGTTAACCCAAAAAAAGTTAAATCTTCGGCAGCGCGGATGGGTATTAttacttaaagattatgattgcaTGATAGAATACCACCCGGGTAAGACTAATGTGGTAGGTGATGCCCTTAGCCATAGAGCAatgactgatctgagagcaatgttagCTCGTCTGAGTTTGGTTGAAGATAGAGGACTGCTGGCAGAACTACAGGTTAAACTGATTTAGGTGGAGCAGATTCGAGCTAAACAGTTAAGCGATGAGTCCTTAGTTCAGCGTCTGCAACATGCTGATTCGAATGAGACTACCGATTTTAGCTTGAACAGCGATAATGTGTTGTGCTTCAATGGTCGGATTTGTATACCGAATGATAAAGAGTTAAGGCGTTCGATCCTTCATGAGGCACATAGTAGTCCCTATGCTATGCATCATAGTGGAAACAACATGTATCGGGATCTCCGAGAGCTCTATTGGTGGCCCGGACTGAAACCGAAGGTAATTATTTTTATGTCTCACTGTCTGATGTGTCAAAAAGTTAAGGCTAAACACCAGTTGCCCTCCagattgcttcagccagttaaaatTTCATAGTGGAAATGAGAGCGAGTAACAATGGATTTCGTTACAAGGTTGCCTTTAACCCCCACTAAGAAGGATCCAGTTTGGGCCATCGTTGATCAGTTGACCAAATCAGCTCACTTCATTCCTATCCGAATAGATTACTCCTTACAGAAGTTAGTTAAACTGTATATCACCaaaattgtgagactacacggaaTTCCGGTCTCGATCATCTTTGACAGAGATTCGCAATTTACGTCTCAGTTCTGTAAGAAACTCCATGAGGCCTTAGGTACCTGACTTAATTTCAGTACTGCGTACCACCCTCAAACCAATGGACAGTCGAAGTGGTTTATTCAGATCCTAAAATATATGTTTCGGGGTTGTGTGATAGGCTTCAGGGGTAGTTAGGAAGAGTATCTACCGTTAACgaagtttgcatacaataacagcttttagtctagtattcaaatggcaccctacgaggctttgtatggtcgtaagtttCGTACTCCATTATGCTGGACAAAAATAAGTGAACGCCGAATATTGGGTCCTAAGCTAGTTTCTGAAATTGAGAGCActgtgaaagtgattcgtgatcacctaaaagcagcctctgatcaacaaaagtcttatgcggatttaaaaagtAAGGATATTAAGTTTTTTGTAGGTGATCAAGTGTTCATAAAGGTAACAACTTGGAAAAAGGTTATTCGATTTGGACGTAAAGGTAAGCTGAGCCcgaggtttattggaccttaccgtATTATGAAGCGTGTCAGACCTGTTGTGTATCAATAGGAATTATCGTAAAAATTAGAAcaaattcacgatgtgtttcatgtctcaATGTTGAGACGATATcaatctgatccatcgcatattgTCCCTATCAACGAAATCGAGTTACAACCGAATCTAACATTTGAAGAGGAACTAGTCTAGATCTCAGAACGTGATGTTAAAGTACTGAGGAAGAAAACAGGTCCTctggtaaaagttttatggcgGAACCACGGTATTGAGGAAGCCACATGAGAACCTAAGGAATCAATCCGATGGTAGTATCTGTATCTGTTTGagtcaagtaaatttcgaggtcaaaatGTCTTTTAGGAGGatagagttgtaacaacccaaaattttaagaatttatcgTGAGAATCTgcaataattaaatttttgtatCATGAAAACCTTAAATTTTACAAGTTTTGGTCACCGAAAATTGTGGCTGTGGatgacacacggccaagcacacgagcgtgtgtgcaGGCCGTATGAGCCACATGGTTGTGTAGTAGGCCATGTGGTTGGTcctgtaactcactgtttattaATTTAGGGCCACAAGGGTAGGGACACGGGAgtatgtctaggtcgtgtgtggcCATATTAGTGCATGTGGTAGGTTGTGTTGATTTCATGGGATTGCATATTGAACAACAAAAAATCACGATTTATAAatttttcgggcattctaagacGTACATacgacaaaaataagaagataagagAGGATCGTCAGAGAATACTCATGAAACAACTCGAAAAATACCATTGAAGCCGACTTTGAAACagattttcattaaaattaaatattctcaattgatttattaggaaattatcatgagtttcttttattctttcagtTATATTGTATCTTTAATTTTTCTCTTCTcgagcatgaactaattttctaaataccaaGGAGAGATGAATCCTACAATGAATTATGTCattgatttctattttacgcaataaaaatttaatttattgttctcaattatgtgtgcttaattttttatttggtatTTCTAAagtattaatccatgtttgatatgCTTAAATCGATGATTAAATAAACCCTTTTTAAGATTAAATCTTATGTAATTGGGTGgaattgcatgcaatcctagaaacagaacaacataaatctaccgaattaaagtcaaatctaataggaaaTTTATAACATGAGTTAATACGATAATAagaattttaattagaaagaaatttcaattaatcaacctagagttattGCTCTTATGctcaaaaaatatattaacataatttaaagattTCTATGAATCAAGTTGATTAGTAAAGAAATACTTTtaccctctaattccatttaacCCGTTATGCCAATTAAGATTTTAGCTTACCCAACTTTAAAACCCTACACAAATCCTTTTCTTCACACTTAAACTCAACAAGATCGTTAACTCTTACCTACCACCACATTTAGGCCCTAGTCCCaaactttcctcttttcttttctttatttggaTACTGCCTAGCTTTAACctataaaatataaacattaaatttgtattattatttacatCAAATTAATTCAGATCAacccaattaaaaaataaacttatatttttattcaaactcaTTAAATTAATATCTTTCTTCAACctctttcaaatttcaatttcaatcaaaACTACGTACAAGCAATCTAACTTTTAAATAAGTCTTCTTCCAACAtcgtttaactttttttttcctctgCATATATTTTGCCCTTTGAAATTATTCACTCTTTAACtagttgattttaaaatttttttaacttaattgatATCTAAATTTGTATTAATGTCTCTACATTAACACCATTAGTTTGTACTAACATAACATTACTAATAAATCTAATGATATCACATGATAACTTCTCAATATGTTGTAAgacaaacataaataaaaaatataatttaataaaaaattctattttttcacaatttatgctattattattttgaaatatatatttaaaatatataaaaagcatATAATactttgaaaaatatataaaatattataatataaatttacaaaatatataaaataattagaacTTTGTAAAATTCCACAAAAGAACTAAAAAGCCTAAACAATTTGCCCAAAACATCTATTTGAGttcattcttaatttttttttaaaaaaatactttcttattaatttatatatttttaattttaaaataacaaacaATTTGATGTGAAAAAAAAGTATACTTCTTTTTACTaatttatatatctttaaatatttttatttttatgacgTGACATATTAAAAGCCTACTACATAACATCATCAAATTGACTAATAATACCAAGTCAACACAAAACAAACTAATagtatcaaagaaaaaaaaatactaatctaATCAAAGGAATACAAGTTCAAGGCACAaaccaagttttaaaaataaaaataaaaaccgaCAAACGGAGAAATTGATAGGCAAAACACAAATTAACCCTTGCAAGAAACAGAGGTTTATGCCAGTTTTTATCCGTTGTAATCAAGTCGATCAAACCATGAGAAGTTGATGTACGATCGTAGAAGCTAAAGTATTCAGACTCAACTCAATTACTTAAGTAATAGAACtcattttatatttgaattatctTCGATTGAAGTTGTGATCAGACCCAAGCTTGAATAATGAAAAGTTATGCAGTAATTTCAAGCTTGAACTCACAAACTACTCAACTCAAATATTAATTTCTTCCAACTTTAAAATGACCATgtcaaattcaacttcttttttaatcatctcatttacattcttacctTAAATGATCATACTAAATTTAAATGTCCTATCAATGGaaacaaattttaaattgtttttgagtTCAAAAACATTAACAAGAGAACTTTTCATAATGTTTGATCAAAATGTTAACATAATCATCTTTGACTACAGTACATTCTTTCTTCTAAAACTCAAATCTTTGAAACTTCTGCCGAATAAACAACATGATGTTCACTATGAGAAACTTCAGCTACAAGCATACCACAATAAGTTACTACAAAAGAGTAACTACCTCATATGTTACAATCCCACCTATTGAACATCTAAAATGACTACAATTTTATAATTCTATTGAGAATTGCAAATCAAATCCCTAGAGGGAGAGACAAATTACCGGTCATATAATTTCCTCAAGTGAGAACTAGGCATCATCATCTCCATCACCATCTTTATCAGCACCCCCACCTGTATCAGCATTCTCCTCACTTTCATCCCCTTCCTCATCCTCATCAGACATGTTATTTATCACATCTGTAATGATATCCTTCACCTCGGCTTTTCTGTGCATCAAATCCAGGTCAAAGTGTGTACCTGAGATTATCAAAATCTTATAATTAGTTAAGAGTCTAAGTATCAATATTGTAACTTAAATACTTTTAATGACTAAAGGTAAAACATACCTAGTTGCCTAAGGATATCAGATAATGTTGCCTGCATCAGACAAGAAAACTTTAGCACTAATATCCTGAATTTAATCATTTCATCTAAGAATTAAACAGATAAAGATAACACTTACAGTGTTGAAGTCCACTTTTTTTAGAATATCTACGACAACTTCATGAATCTCTTCCCTACTAGGCTCAGGTTTCTTGCCACTTTTGCTTTTACCTGTCACAACATAAACACAATGGATGTTgaacaaaaaaatcaataaacTCAAAAACCACTTCAaatattcctttttcttttaagaaTACCCCCGCAGAAAAAAACTCCATACACCAGCATAACAGAAACAGTATAGCTAGTGAAATCTACCTTGTGATTTAGCAGAAACCTTTGCTGATGACTTATTTGTTTGCTTCTTGACTGCAAGCTTCTCTTTGGTGGATCCATCCTTAGAGTTTTCCTTTTCAACCTTAGGCTTCTTTGATGCAGAACCCTTTGATTTAGAGCCAGAAGTCCCACCACCATCACTAGCATCTTGTTTTGAAGTTGATCCAGAAGATTTTTTGCTAGATTTTGCAGGGGTGAGATTCTTTCCAGATTCGGATTTATCTTTGCTTTTTGACTCCGGACTCTCTGTTGCAACCTTTTTTGAAGTGCCCTTTTTGCTTGACTTCTTGGGTTCTTCTTCCTCCTCTGATTTAGTCTCCTCATCATCATTCACTTCTTTTGGTGCAGTGTCAGCATCATCTTCATGAGAATCATCTCTAGCAACAGGGGATTCAActttatcatcatcttcctcctCCTCAGCTTTGGATGAACGCTTGCGCTTTTCTCCACCTTGGGGTGTTTTTCGTCGCTTCTGTAGAgggaaattgaaaacaaaatagcAAGCATCAAGCACTCTTGGCCACCAACAAATGCCGGGGATTAAAAATAGGGCAGAGACAAGCAAAAATATATAATCAGAGAAAAGTTATCATTCTCCAGCAGCAATTCCCAGCTAGATTCCTGCAGCACATCCTCATTTGAGATTTAGAAAGAAAATATGTGAACCGACAAGCCCAGCTTTacctaaaaaaaaacatgtataaactTTGGTTCCTTCAAGAGAGAGAATCTAGCaaactaaaattactaaaaccaaattgattaaaaaggTAATTAGGATAGAGGAAATCATCAAAATGATGATCAGCTTTCCTAACGTACCAATGTTAGACACATCAAAACCTATGAACATAGTCACACAGATACAATGTTTAAACCctccatattaaaaaaaaaattaagcattcTTGTCTAATAAACATACAAGCACAAAAACTCATGCAAGTGCAATCAACATAGCTAACCTTATCAAAGTGAAAAGCTCACCATGAAGTCATGAACCATGACAAAGATGATAATGAACAAATCACAAGATTCAGGAAAACAAAAAGGTGCAGAGAAATTAATAAGAACCAAAAACAAAGATAATGGATGTCATGTACCACCATAAACACAAAGAAGCAACAATCCATGTAAGATAATTCATTACTAGGCAAGTGAAACATAATTTATTCTGAATCCAGAAATATTCATCAGTAATATCACTTAAATCTGTAATCAAACCAAATATATTTCTAAACCAACTAAAAAAGACTATAGAAGGACCAATAAGGAATGAGAAAAACCACACCAAATATTTTGAGAAACTTGAATGAACAAATAACAATGAGGTAATATCTATATTAACAATACAAATCAAAGAAATCTAAAAACAGACAATACAAACACAGCGGCCATTGAGTAAGGTTTGACAAAACCAATTAAATGGAGATGCAAGGATGTCTTGAGAACATAAACTTAGATCAGCCAAGACTAATTACTAACccttacaaaaaaaaacaaattgacaATTCTAAAACCCTATTCTTATTGgcaaaaaatttatcaattttaaagatATCATTAATGAATGATAAGTCAAATTATAACACATTCAACCAACATAGTATAAAGAACcttagaaataaaaacaaaacttcagcaccaaaacatatatcatttgtTCTTAGGCTAATGAAGGCCAAAAATTAACATCACTCTGATCACAACAATTTTAAACTTGGCACAGACAAGgacgtaaaaattataaacaacaaaaacaaacttgaacagaaataaaatggaatcaatgaattaaaaaatacaaaatggcACAGCAATACAAGCATTATCCAACTATCATAGATGCATAAAATAGATAACATATACATATCTAAAAATGAACCAAAACCAAACAAGACAAACCTTGGCTGATGTATCCAATGCCTCTGCAGAACCAATGTTTTTGCTTGGTGTAGCCTTACGCTTTTTACCCTtctga containing:
- the LOC107953577 gene encoding protein DEK isoform X2 — protein: MATETLDDKKPEEEEVKDKENEEGSKEVLEKQMEVEEKENEEEEEEEDEEEKREEEEEESEDEGTKKVKGSSRKGSSRKSGRDSAEKKEPVTPSSDRPTRERKVVERYSAPSVARYSSSKTLSIEKGRGTQLKDIPNVAFKLSKRKADDNLQMLHIILFGKKAKPHSLKRNIGQFSGYVWVENEEKQKAKVREKIDKCVKEKLVDFCDLLNIPFMRTSVRKEEVTAKLLEFLESPHATTDILLADKEQKGKKRKATPSKNIGSAEALDTSAKKRRKTPQGGEKRKRSSKAEEEEDDDKVESPVARDDSHEDDADTAPKEVNDDEETKSEEEEEPKKSSKKGTSKKVATESPESKSKDKSESGKNLTPAKSSKKSSGSTSKQDASDGGGTSGSKSKGSASKKPKVEKENSKDGSTKEKLAVKKQTNKSSAKVSAKSQGKSKSGKKPEPSREEIHEVVVDILKKVDFNTATLSDILRQLGTHFDLDLMHRKAEVKDIITDVINNMSDEDEEGDESEENADTGGGADKDGDGDDDA
- the LOC107953577 gene encoding protein DEK isoform X1, with translation MATETLDDKKPEEEEVKDKENEEGSKEVLEKQMEVEEKENEEEEEEEDEEEKREEEEEESEDEGTKKVKGSSRKGSSRKSGRDSAEKKEPVTPSSDRPTRERKVVERYSAPSVARYSSSKTLSIEKGRGTQLKDIPNVAFKLSKRKADDNLQMLHIILFGKKAKPHSLKRNIGQFSGYVWVENEQEKQKAKVREKIDKCVKEKLVDFCDLLNIPFMRTSVRKEEVTAKLLEFLESPHATTDILLADKEQKGKKRKATPSKNIGSAEALDTSAKKRRKTPQGGEKRKRSSKAEEEEDDDKVESPVARDDSHEDDADTAPKEVNDDEETKSEEEEEPKKSSKKGTSKKVATESPESKSKDKSESGKNLTPAKSSKKSSGSTSKQDASDGGGTSGSKSKGSASKKPKVEKENSKDGSTKEKLAVKKQTNKSSAKVSAKSQGKSKSGKKPEPSREEIHEVVVDILKKVDFNTATLSDILRQLGTHFDLDLMHRKAEVKDIITDVINNMSDEDEEGDESEENADTGGGADKDGDGDDDA